Proteins encoded by one window of Cyanobium sp. NS01:
- a CDS encoding MAPEG family protein, whose product MSVTIAAVPLAWSLALAGAVVLLSTVPLGAARSQADFSLDDLQAPRAMFERLPAWGKRASWAHQNSFEAFTLHAPAVLLCLVAGAAGPAVVAAAWLHPALRLAYLGAYIGNLAPVRGLCWASGVLCSGILYVAGLRAVLALAG is encoded by the coding sequence ATGAGCGTCACCATCGCCGCTGTTCCCCTGGCCTGGTCCCTGGCGCTGGCTGGGGCCGTGGTGCTGCTGAGCACGGTGCCCCTGGGGGCAGCCCGCTCCCAGGCCGACTTCAGCCTGGACGACCTGCAGGCGCCACGGGCCATGTTCGAGCGGCTGCCGGCCTGGGGCAAGCGCGCCAGCTGGGCGCATCAGAACAGTTTCGAGGCCTTCACACTGCATGCTCCCGCCGTGCTGCTCTGCCTGGTGGCGGGGGCCGCAGGGCCGGCGGTGGTGGCGGCGGCCTGGCTGCATCCGGCCCTGCGGCTGGCCTACCTGGGGGCCTACATCGGCAATCTGGCGCCCGTGCGGGGGCTGTGCTGGGCCTCCGGAGTGCTCTGCAGCGGCATCCTCTACGTGGCCGGGCTCAGGGCTGTGCTCGCCCTCGCCGGCTGA
- a CDS encoding class I SAM-dependent methyltransferase: MTSSASAASPASAAVPPNWIDNRHPLGRLIALLLAVEPLRRLMFLQARRLIIRTAEGRGIAWRARRQVLQQQAQPLLAASRNPHTGTPTYYRARFHAYQQGNLCWQAACEAEQATDAMALRVWPDEALTPSQAQQRLRQAIFAAIEPSLQGRPLRDALDLGCSVGVGTLALKHWLEQRQQAAVNVQGLDLSPEMLAVARVRDAGQEIHTWHHAAAEATGLPDACMDLITLQFVCHELPAAATRAVLAEAFRLLRPSGVIALVDQDPGSAVIRRLPAPIATLLKSTEPYLEDYFRLDLPAALAEAGFQAVRGEACDPRHRVLVAVR; the protein is encoded by the coding sequence ATGACCTCCTCCGCTTCCGCTGCCTCGCCTGCGTCAGCGGCGGTTCCGCCCAACTGGATCGACAACCGCCATCCCCTCGGGCGCCTGATCGCCCTGCTGCTGGCCGTGGAGCCCCTGCGGCGATTGATGTTCCTGCAGGCGCGCCGGCTGATCATCCGCACTGCCGAAGGCCGCGGCATCGCCTGGCGAGCCCGCCGACAGGTGCTGCAGCAGCAGGCTCAGCCCCTGCTGGCGGCGAGCCGCAACCCCCACACCGGCACCCCCACCTACTACCGGGCCCGCTTTCACGCCTATCAGCAGGGCAACCTCTGCTGGCAGGCGGCCTGTGAAGCCGAGCAGGCTACCGATGCCATGGCCCTGCGGGTCTGGCCGGATGAAGCCCTCACGCCGTCCCAGGCCCAACAGCGTCTGCGGCAGGCGATCTTCGCGGCGATCGAACCCAGCCTCCAGGGCCGCCCGCTGCGGGACGCCCTTGACCTGGGCTGCTCGGTGGGGGTGGGAACCCTCGCCCTCAAGCACTGGCTGGAGCAGCGCCAGCAGGCGGCGGTGAACGTGCAGGGGCTCGATCTCTCGCCCGAGATGCTGGCCGTGGCCAGGGTGCGCGATGCCGGCCAGGAGATTCACACCTGGCACCATGCGGCGGCCGAGGCCACCGGCCTGCCGGACGCCTGCATGGATCTGATCACCCTGCAGTTCGTGTGCCATGAACTGCCTGCCGCCGCCACCAGGGCCGTACTGGCTGAGGCCTTCCGGTTGCTGCGGCCGTCGGGGGTGATCGCCCTGGTCGACCAGGACCCTGGCTCGGCGGTGATCCGCCGCCTGCCCGCCCCGATCGCCACCCTGCTCAAGAGCACCGAGCCCTACCTGGAGGACTACTTCCGCCTCGATCTGCCGGCCGCCCTGGCCGAGGCTGGCTTCCAGGCGGTGCGGGGGGAGGCCTGCGACCCGAGGCACCGGGTGCTGGTGGCCGTGCGCTGA
- a CDS encoding YajQ family cyclic di-GMP-binding protein produces the protein MADTYSFDVVSDFDRQELVNTLDQVRRDVGQRYDLKDSATEIALEETSLTITTATDMTLQAVEDVLRQKATKRNLSLKIFDFQTAEAVGGNRVKQEVKLRKGLSKELAKELSKVVRDNLKKVSVAIQGESLRITAKSKDDLQAAIQLLRDQEVEVPLQFENYR, from the coding sequence ATGGCTGACACCTATTCCTTCGATGTGGTCTCGGATTTCGACCGCCAGGAACTGGTGAACACCCTCGACCAGGTGCGCCGGGATGTGGGCCAGCGCTACGACCTCAAGGACTCGGCCACCGAGATCGCCCTGGAGGAGACCAGCCTCACCATCACCACCGCCACGGACATGACCCTGCAGGCGGTGGAGGACGTGCTGCGCCAGAAGGCCACCAAGCGCAACCTCTCGCTCAAGATCTTCGACTTCCAGACCGCCGAGGCCGTGGGCGGCAACCGGGTGAAGCAGGAGGTGAAGCTGCGCAAGGGCCTCAGCAAGGAGCTGGCCAAGGAGCTCAGCAAGGTGGTGCGCGACAACCTCAAGAAGGTGTCCGTGGCGATCCAGGGCGAGAGCCTGCGGATCACCGCCAAGAGCAAGGACGATCTCCAGGCGGCGATCCAGCTGCTCAGGGACCAGGAGGTGGAGGTGCCGCTGCAGTTCGAGAACTACCGTTGA
- a CDS encoding hydantoinase B/oxoprolinase family protein, producing the protein MVFAESGSAPRGWRFWIDRGGTFTDVIGRDHEGVLHVRKMLSLQSGPMGDPVLAAMADMAGPGPIEDVRLGTTVATNALLEHGGAPVMLLVNQGFADLLSIGDQHRPDIFSLAIQRPRPLEVRVVEVAGRLGASGEELLPLLLDDALAQAVHQARSDGFSSCAVALLHSCRQPIHELQLEAWLQPFGFQEVALSHRLSALPRLVPRGHTTLVEAAVAPVLRVYLEQLQQSLENHASAQANTPRLRVMRSSGALADPRTLLAKDTILSGPAGGMVGAVAVASEAMAASGSPLGPVVGFDMGGTSTDVFHWDPCRGSLAWERQSESELAGLRLQAPMLPIHTVAAGGGSILSFDGQSLSVGPSSAGVDPGPAAYGRDGPATLTDANLLLGRLPAAALPAVFGSSGDQPPDLQAVAKRFQQLAAAMQLVSPGITPEQVAAGALLIALETMAAAVRRLSIERGHDLRQALLVSFGGAGGQHACRLAEGLGIEWVLFHPLAGVLSAYGIGHAEQRSLLECPMALPLLPASLEQLQRRAEVLRHEAALALEQAGDLASAEGPLRCWFSLEVRPPGRDQGLLLAWTPGESAESLAAAFSEEHRQRFGYSPGLPMAELVVQRLLVEVAPPEPAGGPGAPPGRNPEPGQIPAADQAAPAAPDGPAAEPDPGAGASRGQLPGQPRATTKLWLDEVQGWQPVPLWRRAELRPGQRLEGPAVLLDPTSTSVLEAGWSGEVLSNGALLLQAPAAGQAPSLPQAAASAPALPTRADPTLLELYHHRFVAIAEQMGTRLQQSARSLNIRERLDFSCAVFDAAGQLVATAPHIPVHLGSMGESVASLLAAVARGERPRLEPGDVVLANDPYQGGTHLPDITAITPVFAPGGDPLTPSCFVACRGHHADVGGITPGSMPAFSRTIEQEGLRLDNLLFLHRGEIDITAWRRRFDQGPHPVRQPDQLLADLQAQVAANRLGVEELTGLIRAKGLAEVRAYMAHGQAHAAEAVRRVIDRLKDGSACVELDDGSRIVVGVRLDRQRRLALLDFRGTSPQHPGNLNAPLAITRAVALYVFRCLVGEPIPLNAGCFEPLELLVPPGCLLNPAPPAAVVAGNVETSQALANALFAALGVQASAQGTMNNLSFGTAQIQYYETICGGTGGGRDLQGQGFAGASAVQSHMTNSRLTDPEVMEERLPIRIERFAIRRGSGGHGRWPGGDGVVRELRFLAPMTVSLLSGARRVAPAGLAGGQPGRVGCNRLEREDGTVVMLAGICEVAVEPGDRLVIETPGGGGYGAPD; encoded by the coding sequence TTGGTTTTCGCTGAGAGTGGCTCCGCTCCCCGGGGATGGCGCTTCTGGATCGATCGCGGCGGCACCTTCACCGACGTCATCGGCCGCGACCACGAGGGTGTCTTGCACGTGCGCAAGATGCTCTCCTTGCAGAGTGGACCAATGGGGGACCCTGTGCTGGCCGCAATGGCTGACATGGCAGGCCCAGGCCCCATCGAGGACGTACGCCTGGGCACCACCGTGGCCACCAACGCCCTGCTCGAGCATGGCGGGGCGCCGGTGATGCTGCTGGTGAACCAGGGTTTTGCAGACCTGCTCTCCATCGGCGATCAACACCGCCCCGACATCTTTTCGCTGGCCATCCAGCGCCCCAGACCTCTGGAGGTGCGGGTGGTGGAAGTGGCCGGGCGTCTCGGCGCCAGCGGCGAGGAGTTGCTGCCACTCCTCCTCGATGACGCTCTGGCCCAGGCGGTGCATCAGGCCCGCAGCGACGGTTTCAGCAGTTGTGCGGTGGCTCTGCTGCACAGCTGCCGCCAGCCGATCCACGAACTCCAGCTGGAGGCCTGGCTGCAGCCTTTCGGCTTTCAGGAGGTGGCGCTCTCGCATCGTCTGAGCGCCCTGCCGCGGTTGGTGCCCCGAGGCCACACCACTCTGGTGGAGGCGGCGGTGGCGCCCGTGCTGCGGGTTTACCTGGAGCAGCTGCAACAGTCGCTCGAGAACCACGCCTCAGCCCAAGCCAACACGCCGCGCCTGCGGGTGATGCGCTCCAGCGGCGCCCTGGCCGATCCCCGCACGCTGCTGGCCAAGGACACCATCCTCTCCGGTCCTGCCGGGGGCATGGTGGGGGCGGTGGCCGTGGCCAGCGAGGCGATGGCGGCGTCAGGCTCCCCCCTGGGGCCGGTGGTGGGTTTCGACATGGGCGGCACCTCCACCGACGTGTTCCACTGGGATCCCTGCCGCGGCTCCCTGGCCTGGGAGCGCCAGAGCGAATCCGAGCTGGCCGGCCTGCGCCTCCAGGCGCCGATGCTGCCGATCCACACCGTGGCCGCTGGCGGCGGCTCGATCCTGAGCTTCGACGGCCAGAGCCTCAGCGTGGGCCCCTCCTCCGCAGGGGTCGACCCGGGACCGGCGGCCTACGGCCGGGATGGTCCAGCCACCCTCACCGATGCCAACCTGCTGCTCGGGCGGCTGCCCGCCGCAGCGCTACCGGCGGTGTTCGGGTCCAGCGGCGACCAGCCCCCAGACCTGCAGGCCGTGGCCAAGCGCTTCCAGCAGCTGGCCGCGGCCATGCAGCTGGTGTCGCCCGGCATTACGCCGGAGCAGGTGGCCGCCGGTGCCTTGCTCATCGCCCTGGAAACCATGGCCGCAGCCGTGCGGCGCCTGTCGATCGAGCGGGGCCACGACCTCCGCCAAGCTCTGCTGGTGAGCTTCGGCGGCGCGGGCGGCCAGCACGCCTGCCGGCTGGCCGAGGGCCTTGGCATCGAGTGGGTGCTGTTCCATCCCCTGGCTGGCGTGCTCTCGGCCTATGGCATCGGCCATGCCGAGCAGCGCAGCCTGCTGGAGTGCCCCATGGCGCTGCCGCTGCTGCCGGCCAGCCTGGAGCAGCTGCAGCGCCGGGCCGAGGTCCTGCGCCACGAGGCCGCCCTGGCCCTGGAGCAGGCCGGTGACCTGGCCAGCGCCGAGGGGCCGCTGCGTTGCTGGTTTTCCCTTGAGGTGCGACCACCTGGTCGCGATCAGGGCCTGCTGTTGGCCTGGACGCCTGGTGAGAGCGCTGAGTCGCTGGCGGCAGCCTTCAGCGAGGAGCATCGCCAGCGCTTTGGTTACTCCCCTGGGCTGCCGATGGCGGAGCTGGTGGTGCAGCGGCTGCTGGTGGAGGTGGCTCCGCCGGAGCCGGCCGGGGGGCCAGGAGCACCCCCAGGCCGGAATCCGGAACCAGGCCAGATCCCAGCAGCAGACCAGGCAGCCCCGGCAGCCCCGGATGGCCCTGCGGCCGAACCTGACCCTGGAGCTGGCGCCAGCAGGGGCCAGCTTCCCGGGCAACCCCGTGCCACGACGAAACTCTGGCTCGACGAGGTCCAGGGCTGGCAGCCGGTGCCCCTCTGGCGCCGCGCTGAGCTGCGGCCCGGTCAGCGCCTGGAGGGGCCAGCGGTGCTGCTTGATCCCACCAGCACATCGGTGCTGGAAGCAGGCTGGTCTGGAGAGGTGCTCAGCAACGGGGCGCTGCTGCTGCAGGCCCCAGCCGCTGGCCAGGCCCCTTCTCTGCCCCAAGCCGCTGCGTCCGCCCCAGCGCTGCCAACACGGGCAGACCCCACCCTGCTGGAGCTGTACCACCACCGCTTCGTGGCCATCGCCGAGCAGATGGGCACGCGCCTGCAGCAGAGTGCCCGCTCCCTCAACATCCGCGAGCGCCTCGACTTCTCCTGCGCCGTCTTCGATGCAGCTGGCCAGCTGGTGGCCACGGCTCCCCACATCCCCGTGCACCTGGGCTCCATGGGCGAGAGCGTGGCCAGCCTGCTGGCGGCCGTCGCCCGAGGCGAGCGCCCCCGCCTGGAGCCGGGGGACGTGGTGCTCGCCAACGACCCCTATCAAGGCGGCACCCACCTGCCGGACATCACGGCGATCACCCCTGTGTTCGCCCCCGGCGGCGACCCGCTGACGCCCAGCTGTTTCGTGGCCTGCCGCGGCCACCATGCCGACGTGGGCGGCATCACCCCCGGCTCGATGCCAGCCTTCAGCCGCACGATCGAGCAGGAGGGGCTCAGGCTCGACAACCTGCTGTTTCTGCACCGCGGTGAGATCGACATCACGGCCTGGCGCCGGCGCTTTGATCAGGGGCCCCATCCGGTGCGCCAGCCCGACCAGCTGCTCGCCGACCTGCAGGCCCAGGTGGCCGCCAACCGCCTGGGGGTGGAGGAGCTCACGGGCCTGATCCGGGCCAAGGGCCTGGCCGAAGTGCGGGCCTACATGGCCCATGGCCAGGCCCATGCCGCCGAGGCCGTGCGCCGGGTGATCGATCGCCTCAAGGATGGCTCGGCTTGCGTCGAACTCGATGACGGCAGCCGCATCGTGGTTGGCGTGCGCCTTGATCGGCAGCGGCGCCTGGCCCTGCTGGATTTCCGGGGCACCTCCCCCCAGCACCCCGGCAACCTGAACGCTCCGCTGGCGATCACCCGAGCCGTGGCGCTCTACGTGTTCCGCTGCCTGGTGGGCGAGCCGATTCCGCTCAACGCCGGCTGTTTCGAACCCCTGGAACTGCTGGTGCCGCCAGGCTGCCTGCTCAATCCCGCCCCGCCGGCGGCCGTGGTGGCCGGCAATGTGGAAACCTCCCAGGCCCTGGCCAATGCCCTGTTCGCGGCCCTGGGCGTGCAGGCCTCGGCCCAGGGCACGATGAACAACCTCAGCTTCGGCACCGCCCAGATTCAGTACTACGAGACGATCTGCGGCGGCACCGGCGGCGGCAGGGACCTGCAGGGCCAGGGATTTGCCGGCGCCAGCGCCGTGCAGAGCCATATGACCAACTCCCGCCTCACGGACCCCGAGGTGATGGAGGAGCGTCTGCCGATCCGGATCGAGCGCTTTGCGATCCGGCGCGGCAGCGGTGGCCACGGCCGTTGGCCCGGCGGCGACGGGGTGGTGCGGGAGCTGCGCTTCCTGGCCCCGATGACGGTGTCGCTGCTCTCGGGCGCGCGGCGGGTGGCGCCGGCGGGGCTGGCCGGCGGGCAGCCGGGCCGGGTGGGCTGCAACCGCCTGGAGCGGGAGGACGGCACAGTGGTGATGCTTGCCGGGATCTGCGAAGTGGCGGTGGAGCCCGGTGATCGACTGGTGATCGAAACACCTGGAGGTGGGGGCTATGGCGCACCGGACTGA
- the ggt gene encoding gamma-glutamyltransferase, with protein sequence MAHRTDRGREGWLSGLLGAALLAVAPVAAALLAAVPLAAGAQGGASVAPSNVLQERGQRFQPVWSARGMVAAQEPIAGAVGVRVLRQGGNAVDAAVAVAFALAVTEPQAGNLGGGGFLVLWLPGPSPAEGRGCLDGRSAPGSTPGPGGEPGVELRIGGGTAVAVNFREKAPQAAGPDLFLRPDGSVDRQRATASLLSTGVPGSVAGLALAQRCYGRLPLEQVMAPAIALAEGGFVVSRALAEDLSRSAARLQADPTASRLFLPAARAGARLRQPELATSLRRIAAEGELGFYAGPTAEALTALMRQGGGLITAADLAAYRAVLVRPLVGRYRGHTVLVPPPPSSAVTILQLLAILEPMDLAGLGHHSAASLHRMAEAMHLAYRDRNALLGDPDQVAMPLERLLDPAYVEAQRQALDLERHRPAAAVQQGPPPLPESEDTLHFSVADRQGGLVALTTTLNFPFGNGIAVPGAGFLLNNEMDDFTARIGSPNAFGLVQGAANTIAPGRRPLSSMSPTLVFRPDGSPWLATGSPGGSRILTTVLQVLLNRIDHGLNLAGAVAAPRIHAQLLPDRLSHEEGFSPDTLRLLAARGHSLRRSRAMGSANSVEITAEGSLGAVDPRRSEAKALPE encoded by the coding sequence ATGGCGCACCGGACTGATCGCGGCCGCGAGGGCTGGCTGAGCGGCTTGCTGGGAGCGGCGCTGCTGGCCGTGGCGCCCGTGGCAGCAGCGCTGCTGGCGGCTGTTCCCCTTGCGGCTGGAGCCCAGGGTGGCGCCTCGGTGGCACCGTCCAATGTGCTGCAGGAGCGGGGCCAGCGCTTCCAGCCGGTGTGGTCAGCCCGGGGCATGGTGGCCGCCCAGGAGCCCATCGCCGGGGCTGTTGGCGTGCGGGTGCTGCGCCAGGGGGGCAATGCCGTGGATGCGGCCGTGGCCGTGGCCTTCGCTCTGGCGGTGACCGAACCCCAGGCGGGCAACCTTGGCGGCGGCGGTTTTCTGGTGCTGTGGCTGCCGGGTCCATCGCCGGCTGAGGGCCGCGGCTGCCTGGATGGCCGCAGCGCCCCTGGGTCCACCCCTGGGCCTGGCGGCGAGCCGGGAGTGGAGCTGCGCATCGGCGGCGGCACGGCCGTGGCCGTGAACTTCCGGGAAAAGGCCCCCCAGGCCGCCGGCCCCGACCTGTTTCTGCGCCCCGACGGCAGCGTGGACCGCCAGCGCGCCACGGCCAGCCTGCTCAGCACCGGCGTGCCGGGGTCGGTGGCGGGCCTGGCGCTGGCCCAACGCTGCTACGGCCGCCTGCCCCTGGAGCAGGTGATGGCCCCCGCCATCGCCCTGGCCGAGGGGGGCTTCGTGGTGAGTCGTGCCCTGGCTGAGGACCTGAGCCGCAGTGCCGCCCGGCTGCAGGCCGATCCCACCGCCAGTCGCCTCTTTCTGCCGGCGGCCCGCGCCGGCGCCCGGCTGCGCCAGCCCGAGCTGGCCACCAGCCTGCGGCGCATCGCCGCCGAGGGGGAGCTGGGCTTCTACGCCGGCCCCACTGCTGAAGCCCTCACCGCCTTGATGCGCCAGGGCGGCGGCCTGATCACGGCGGCCGATCTGGCCGCCTACCGGGCCGTGCTGGTGCGCCCTCTGGTGGGCCGCTACCGCGGTCACACCGTGCTGGTGCCGCCGCCCCCCAGCAGCGCCGTGACGATCCTGCAGTTGCTGGCGATCCTGGAGCCCATGGACCTGGCCGGCCTGGGTCATCACAGTGCCGCCAGCCTGCACCGGATGGCTGAGGCGATGCACCTGGCCTACCGCGACCGCAACGCCCTGCTGGGCGATCCCGACCAGGTGGCCATGCCACTGGAGCGGCTGCTGGATCCGGCCTATGTGGAGGCCCAGCGCCAGGCCCTGGATCTGGAGCGCCATCGCCCGGCGGCGGCGGTGCAGCAGGGCCCGCCTCCCCTGCCGGAGAGCGAGGACACCCTGCACTTTTCCGTGGCCGATCGCCAGGGAGGCCTGGTGGCCCTCACCACCACCTTGAACTTCCCCTTCGGCAACGGCATCGCCGTGCCAGGCGCCGGCTTCCTGCTCAACAACGAGATGGACGACTTCACGGCGCGGATCGGCAGCCCCAATGCCTTCGGCCTGGTGCAGGGCGCCGCCAACACGATCGCCCCCGGCCGCCGGCCCCTCAGCTCGATGAGCCCCACCCTGGTGTTCCGGCCCGATGGCAGTCCCTGGCTGGCCACAGGCAGCCCCGGCGGCAGCCGCATCCTCACCACCGTGCTGCAGGTGCTGCTCAACCGCATCGACCACGGCCTCAACCTGGCCGGGGCCGTTGCCGCCCCCCGCATCCATGCCCAGCTGCTGCCCGATCGCCTCTCCCACGAGGAGGGCTTCAGCCCCGACACCCTGAGGCTGCTGGCGGCCCGCGGCCACAGCCTGCGGCGCAGCCGCGCCATGGGTTCCGCCAACAGTGTGGAAATCACGGCGGAGGGCAGCCTCGGCGCGGTGGATCCGCGCCGCTCCGAGGCCAAGGCCCTGCCGGAGTGA
- a CDS encoding DUF2231 domain-containing protein, translated as MFELLPPLNDHNLPWIDTIHPIVVHFVIAMGLVMFVFDLIGVVARKPALFEVSFWNLLFATAAIFVAIIFGQVEAGLANPYGQSRDILSLHSTIGWSLAAVLSLLSGWRYVIRGRDPERLPLAFLAAGALLSALIVVQVGLGNQLVWIYGLHTVPVVEAVRGGLV; from the coding sequence ATGTTTGAGCTGTTGCCCCCCCTCAACGACCACAACCTCCCCTGGATCGACACGATTCACCCGATCGTGGTGCACTTCGTGATCGCCATGGGCCTGGTGATGTTCGTGTTCGATCTGATCGGCGTGGTGGCCCGCAAGCCGGCCCTGTTTGAGGTCAGTTTCTGGAACCTGCTGTTCGCCACCGCGGCGATCTTCGTGGCGATCATCTTCGGCCAGGTGGAGGCCGGGCTGGCCAACCCCTACGGCCAGTCCCGCGACATCCTCAGCCTGCACAGCACCATCGGCTGGTCGTTGGCGGCCGTGCTGTCGCTGCTCTCCGGCTGGCGTTACGTGATCCGGGGCCGGGACCCCGAGCGCCTGCCCCTGGCCTTCCTGGCCGCCGGCGCCCTGCTCAGCGCCTTGATCGTGGTGCAGGTGGGGCTGGGCAACCAGCTCGTGTGGATCTACGGCCTGCACACGGTGCCCGTGGTGGAAGCGGTGCGTGGAGGCCTGGTCTGA
- a CDS encoding DUF2231 domain-containing protein encodes MALGPNDLPYALPIHPNLVHFTIGLFVIAIVFDVAGALFPLEKRLFRFLALPVTRSGFHAVGWYNLLACALVSFFTVAAGLYEMLLAQPIEGVTSSLGLGASATLLWHGVGGVLILLLIVAMTLWRGFQRFRWRRDLGRQVQWSYLLSGLVLFGVIGLHGTLGAELAAEFGVHVTADQLLARGFDLREALP; translated from the coding sequence ATGGCCCTCGGCCCCAACGATCTTCCCTACGCCCTGCCGATCCACCCCAACCTGGTGCACTTCACGATCGGCCTGTTCGTGATTGCGATCGTCTTCGACGTCGCCGGCGCCCTGTTTCCCCTGGAGAAGCGGCTGTTCCGCTTTCTGGCCCTGCCGGTGACCCGCTCCGGCTTTCACGCCGTGGGCTGGTACAACCTGCTCGCCTGCGCTCTGGTGAGTTTCTTCACGGTGGCTGCGGGCCTCTACGAGATGCTGCTGGCCCAGCCGATCGAGGGGGTCACCAGCAGCCTGGGCCTGGGGGCCTCCGCCACCCTGCTCTGGCATGGCGTGGGCGGGGTGCTGATCCTGCTGCTGATCGTGGCGATGACGCTCTGGCGCGGCTTCCAGCGCTTCCGCTGGCGGCGCGACCTGGGCCGCCAGGTGCAGTGGAGCTACCTGCTCTCCGGCCTGGTGCTGTTCGGGGTGATCGGTCTGCACGGCACCCTCGGCGCCGAGCTGGCGGCTGAGTTCGGCGTGCACGTCACCGCCGACCAGCTGCTGGCCAGGGGCTTCGATCTGCGCGAGGCCCTGCCATGA
- a CDS encoding cytochrome c oxidase subunit II, whose amino-acid sequence MTSSSRLMPLGLGLGAAVLLDGWLSLGMARLSHRWLPVQASAAAPHVDNLFALETGIGSFIFFGCLGVIGWTLLFNRAPKYDMEDGAPIEGNLKLELVWTVIPLLVVMAISWHAIGVNRTLATLGGKLRLPTAAAPVLEAGPRTAQAAGLAASDPAAAPEPITVLARQWSWEFIYPNGVRSTELHLPVDERAHFRLQSLDVIHGFYVPAFRLKQDLIPGSVIDYSLIPTRPGRYRLRDSMFSGAYFAANQTDVVVETPQRFQAWLEAASREPLRPGANPAVELYKQRQARGDRGWATVPPAPAPQVNVSADPSAPHDA is encoded by the coding sequence ATGACCAGCAGCAGCCGTCTGATGCCTCTCGGCCTGGGCCTCGGCGCCGCCGTGCTCCTGGACGGCTGGCTCAGCCTGGGCATGGCCCGGCTCTCGCACCGCTGGCTGCCGGTGCAAGCCTCGGCCGCGGCCCCCCATGTGGACAACCTCTTCGCCCTGGAGACGGGCATCGGCAGTTTCATCTTCTTCGGCTGCCTCGGCGTGATCGGCTGGACGCTGCTGTTCAACCGGGCGCCGAAGTACGACATGGAGGACGGCGCACCGATCGAAGGCAACCTCAAGCTGGAGCTGGTGTGGACCGTGATCCCCCTGCTGGTGGTGATGGCGATCAGCTGGCACGCGATCGGCGTCAACCGCACCCTGGCCACCCTGGGTGGCAAGCTCCGCCTTCCCACCGCCGCTGCACCGGTGCTGGAGGCCGGCCCCCGCACGGCCCAGGCCGCTGGCCTGGCCGCCAGCGATCCGGCCGCGGCCCCCGAGCCGATCACCGTGCTGGCGCGCCAGTGGTCGTGGGAGTTCATCTACCCCAACGGCGTGCGCAGCACCGAGCTGCATCTGCCGGTGGATGAACGGGCCCACTTCCGGCTGCAGTCGCTGGATGTGATCCATGGGTTCTACGTGCCGGCGTTTCGCCTCAAGCAGGACCTCATCCCCGGCAGCGTGATCGACTACAGCCTCATCCCCACCCGCCCCGGCCGCTACCGGCTGCGCGATTCGATGTTCAGCGGTGCCTATTTCGCTGCCAACCAGACCGACGTGGTGGTGGAAACGCCGCAGCGCTTCCAGGCCTGGCTGGAGGCAGCCAGCCGCGAGCCACTGCGACCCGGTGCCAACCCTGCCGTGGAGCTCTACAAGCAGCGTCAGGCCCGCGGCGACCGCGGCTGGGCCACGGTGCCACCGGCTCCAGCGCCGCAGGTGAACGTGAGCGCCGACCCCTCCGCCCCCCACGACGCCTGA